One region of Constrictibacter sp. MBR-5 genomic DNA includes:
- a CDS encoding glucose 1-dehydrogenase — protein MRLKDKVALISGAASGMGAAMARRFSEEGAAVVIGDVLEAPGKAVADEIAGKGGKALFQRLDVTDEAQWAAAVEATVATFGKLNVLVNNAGISGSAATDMFDSELWHRIMAINATGVFYGMKYAVPAMAKAGGGAIVNMSSISGVVGQKQIHPAYNASKGAVRIMTKAVAVQQAEAGIRVNSVHPGLMPPMITSGATADPATRAKMMRRVPLGRSGEVNEVADAVLFLVSDEASYITGTELHVDGGYLAF, from the coding sequence ATGCGGTTGAAGGACAAGGTCGCGCTGATCAGCGGTGCCGCTTCGGGCATGGGGGCGGCCATGGCCCGCCGCTTCTCCGAGGAGGGGGCGGCGGTCGTCATCGGCGATGTGCTGGAGGCGCCGGGCAAGGCCGTCGCCGACGAGATCGCGGGCAAGGGCGGCAAGGCCCTGTTCCAGAGGCTGGACGTCACCGACGAGGCGCAGTGGGCGGCGGCGGTCGAGGCGACCGTGGCCACGTTCGGCAAGCTGAACGTGCTGGTCAACAATGCCGGCATCAGCGGCAGTGCCGCGACCGACATGTTCGACAGCGAACTGTGGCACCGGATCATGGCGATCAACGCGACCGGCGTGTTCTACGGCATGAAGTACGCGGTGCCCGCGATGGCCAAGGCCGGCGGCGGCGCGATCGTGAACATGTCCTCGATCTCCGGCGTGGTCGGCCAGAAGCAGATCCATCCTGCCTACAACGCCTCGAAGGGGGCGGTGCGCATCATGACCAAGGCGGTCGCGGTGCAGCAGGCCGAGGCGGGCATCCGCGTCAACAGCGTGCATCCGGGCCTGATGCCGCCGATGATCACCTCCGGTGCGACGGCCGATCCGGCGACGCGCGCAAAGATGATGCGGCGCGTGCCGCTCGGCCGTTCCGGAGAGGTGAACGAGGTGGCGGACGCGGTGCTGTTCCTGGTCTCGGACGAAGCCTCCTACATCACCGGCACGGAACTGCACGTCGACGGCGGCTATCTGGCCTTCTAG
- a CDS encoding alpha/beta hydrolase, with protein sequence MATILLIHGAYQGGWIWQRVAQALRAGGHRVLTPTLDGCAERRHQIRPGITTETHAAELAELLFFEDLRDVVMVGTSTGGMVMCRTAELARERVGRLVFADALALMNREALPDVVTRRNVVSTDVATGPSPEDAATRLFADLDEATKAWALQRYTLHPIAAMEAPVHLDSFWDQTWRTTVIWCRHSPNPPVTHQRRTAAHLHGHWLELDTGHYPMLTKAEELAGMITAG encoded by the coding sequence ATGGCGACCATCCTGTTGATCCACGGGGCGTATCAGGGCGGCTGGATCTGGCAGCGCGTCGCGCAGGCGCTGCGCGCCGGCGGGCACCGCGTGCTCACGCCCACCCTCGACGGCTGCGCCGAGCGCCGCCACCAGATCCGCCCCGGCATCACGACCGAGACGCACGCCGCCGAACTGGCGGAGCTGCTGTTCTTCGAGGATCTGCGCGACGTCGTCATGGTCGGCACCAGCACCGGCGGCATGGTCATGTGCCGCACGGCCGAACTGGCGCGCGAGCGCGTCGGCCGCCTCGTCTTCGCCGACGCGCTGGCGCTGATGAACCGCGAGGCGCTGCCCGACGTTGTGACCCGCCGCAACGTCGTGAGCACCGACGTCGCCACCGGCCCGTCGCCCGAGGATGCCGCGACGCGTCTCTTCGCCGACCTGGACGAGGCGACCAAGGCCTGGGCGCTGCAGCGCTACACCCTGCACCCGATCGCCGCCATGGAAGCGCCGGTGCATCTCGACTCCTTCTGGGACCAGACCTGGCGCACCACCGTGATCTGGTGCCGCCACAGCCCCAACCCCCCGGTCACCCACCAGCGCCGCACGGCCGCCCACCTGCACGGCCACTGGCTGGAACTCGACACCGGCCACTACCCGATGCTGACGAAAGCCGAGGAACTCGCCGGTATGATCACGGCGGGGTGA